The genome window GACTTTAACTACAACACGCGACCACCTACGCGTGGCTGTGAATTGAAACAAGAGTAGATGCTAGTGGTTTATCTCAAAAAGTTGCGACCACCTACGCGTGGCTGTGAATTGAAACTCGTTTACCGTCCGCAGGTTCGGCTGATAATCAGGCGACCACCTACGCGTGGCTGTGAATTGAAACACGATGAAGTCATCACTTGTTGTGATGAAGATATGCGACCACCTACGCGTGGCTGTGAATTGAAACAAGATCGTCCAATAAGGCTAGGCGACCTGTGATGGCGACCACCTACGCGTGGCTGTGAATTGAAACAAATTGAGAAAAATGCAAGACTTTAACTACAACAGCGACCACCTACGCGTGGCTGTGAATTGAAACAACTAAATATAATTAAATCCCCCACTCATTGAAGCGACCACCTACGCGTGGCTGTGAATTGAAACAATGATGACACACGAGAAGAAACAGGTGCGAACGCTGGCGACCACCTACGCGTGGCTGTGAATTGAAACACTCGTTGAAAGTCGTGCGGTCGCCCACATATTCGCGACCACCTACGCGTGGCTGTGAATTGAAACAACATTACCAATTTTGCCTAGAGATGAAAAAAAGCGACCACCTACGCGTGGCTGTGAATTGAAACCAGTATATCGAGCTTCAAGGAAAAGCGTTCTACAAGCGACCACCTACGCGTGGCTGTGAATTGAAACTTCTTAGTGCAACAAAAAAAGAACCGTGAATTTTTGGCGACCACCTACGCGTGGCTGTGAATTGAAACAAGTAAAACTTTTTGATTTGCCAAACGAGCTTCCGGCGACCACCTACGCGTGGCTGTGAATTGAAACATTGCAGGTCAAGCTACTGTTGTGTTAACCGGTGCGCGACCACCTACGCGTGGCTGTGAATTGAAACGCTAGCTACAAGGCAGTTGTAGATCTATTAGTAGAAGCGACCACCTACGCGTGGCTGTGAATTGAAACAACAACAGGGGGCGAAACAGCCCCTTAAATTAGGGGCGACCACCTACGCGTGGCTGTGAATTGAAACATCGTTATGAATTTGAGCGTGAAGTAAATTATTTGCGACCACCTACGCGTGGCTGTGAATTGAAACAAAAGAAACAGCGAAAATTAATGGTAAATATGATTTGCGACCACCTACGCGTGGCTGTGAATTGAAACAATTACGTCATACGGCAAGTGCATTAAGCCCTCTTGCGACCACCTACGCGTGGCTGTGAATTGAAACCACGCCTCGAATAACAAAGACCTCTTCGTCATACTTGCGACCACCTACGCGTGGCTGTGAATTGAAACAAGTAGCATTGTGGGTTACGGGCTATGAAACTTGGGGCGACCACCTACGCGTGGCTGTGAATTGAAACCTGAATAAGAGAGCGTCTCAATACTTTCCGTTGGCGACCACCTACGCGTGGCTGTTTTTTAATAATCAGTATTGCTGATTTTGTAATCGGTAACCTTTTGTCGCTAAAATTCTCCACTTATTTGATCTCGATTTTTGTTTTCTTAGTTCGTCAATGTTAAACTTTAGTGAATATTATTTAACGACTTAGAGAAAGAGAAAATGAGCGGTGCAGAATTATTAGTAAATGTCACACCGAGTGAAACTCGGGTGGCGTTAGTTGAGAATGGATTATTAAAAGAGCTTCATATTGAGCGTGAGGCGAAGCGAGGGATTGTCGGTAATATTTATAAAGGGCGTGTGACACGAGTGTTGCCGGGAATGCAGTCGGCATTTGTCGATATCGGTTTGGAAAAAGCGGCATTTTTGCACGCTTCCGATATTGTTTCGCACACGGAATGTGTCGATGAAAACGAGAAGAAACAGTTTGTTGTAAAAGATATTGCAGAACTGGTACGTGAAGGGCAGGATATTATCGTACAAGTAGTAAAAGATCCAATTAGTACCAAAGGTGCACGTTTAACCACCGATATTACTTTGCCTTCTCGCTATTTGGTATTTATGCCGGAAAATAGCCATGTGGGCGTTTCGCAACGTATCGAAAGTGAGGAAGAACGTAATCGCTTAAAGGCATTGGTTGAGCCTTACTGTGATGAACTCGGCGGCTTTATTGTACGCACGGCGGCGGAAGAAGTTTCGGAAGAAAGTTTGCAACAAGATACGATTTTCTTAAAACGTTTGTGGCGTAAAATTTTAGAACGCAAGGCAAAATATCCGGTTAAATCAATGTTATATGGCGAACTGGCTTTAGCACAGCGTGTTTTACGTGATTTTGTCGGCACGCATATCAGTTCGATTCGCATTGACTCGAAAATGACCTATGAACAGGTTAAAGAGTTTTTAGCCGAGTTTATGCCGGAATTGACTGAAAACGTGAGTTTATATAGCGGTAGCCAAACGTTATTTGATGCTTACGGTGTGGAAGAAGCGATTCAAAAAGCGTTGGATAAACGAGTGGATTTAAAATCGGGCGGTTATTTAATTATCGAACAGACAGAAGCGATGACCACGATTGATATTAATACCGGTGCGTTTGTCGGTCATCGTAATTTAGCGCATACGATTTTTAATACTAATATTGAAGCAACACAAGCGATTGCACATCAGTTACAACTGCGTAATTTAGGTGGCATTATCATTATTGATTTTATTGATATGCAAGAAGAAGAGCATCGTGAGCGTGTGTTGCAGTCATTACAAGAAGCGTTGAAAGGCGACCGAGTGAAGACCAATGTGAACGGCTTTACCCAACTTGGCTTAGTCGAAATGACCCGTAAACGTACTCGTGAAAGTTTAGAGCGAGTGCTTTGTCGCGATTGTCCAGCGTGTAAAGGGCGAGGCACAATTAAAACGGTTGAAACCGTGTGTTATGAAATTCTGCGTGAGATTGTGCGTGTTCATCACCTGTTTAAAACCGAAAAAGTGCGAGTCTATGCCTCAAAAGATGTGGCGGAATATTTAATTAACGAAGAAACACACGCTTCGATTGCTGAATTAGAAGCCTTTATCGGTAAAACCATCGAAATCAAATTAGAACCTTACTATCATCAAGATCAATTTGATGTTGTTGTTATGTAATGGGTAAGCGGTCGAATTCTACGAAAGTTTTGTCACTTTTTGCGAAAATCCGACCGCTTGCTTCCTACCCAAAATCTGCAAAATCGCTTATAATTACTTTTATTTCTCGAATTTATCAAGCAAAAGGTTAAAAAATGTCTGAAGTTGAACATCAAGAATTAGATCTTAACGGTGAAATGTTAGCTCGCCGTGAGAAATTAGCAAAATTACGTGAACAAGGAAATCCGTTCCCAAATACTTTCCGTCGTGATGCTTACGCAGAAAAATTACACGCACAATACGATGAAGTAGAAGGCGAAGCGCTAAAAGAACAAGATATTCAAGTAAAAGTTGCCGGCCGTATTATGCTTAAACGTGTAATGGGTAAAGCGTCTTTCTTTACCATTCAAGATGTAAGCGGTCAAATCCAGCTTTATGTTGCACGTGATAACCTTGCTGAAGGTGTGTATGCGGATAAAGTAAGCATGTGGGATTTAGGTGATATCGTTGGTGTTGCTGGTACGCTTTTCAAAACGAAAACAGGCGAATTAACCGTTCGTTGTTCAGAAGTGGAATTATTAACTAAATCACTTCGTCCGTTACCAAACAAAGTACAAGGTTTAACCGACCAAGAAACACGTTATCGTCAACGTTATTTAGATTTAATTTCTAACGAAGAATCTCGCCGTACATTTATGATTCGTTCAAAAGTGGTTTCAGGCATTCGTCAATTCTTCTTAGAGAAAGACTTTATTGAAGTTGAAACACCAATGTTACAAGTGATTCCGGGTGGTGCGGCAGAAAAACCGTTTATTACTCACCACAATGCGTTAGACGTGGATATGTATTTACGTATTGCGCCTGAGCTTTACTTAAAACGTTTAGTGGTTGGTGGTTTTGAGCGTGTATTCGAATTAAACCGTAACTTCCGTAACGAAGGTGTTTCAGTGCGTCATAACCCTGAATTCACCATGATCGAATACTATCAAGCGTATGCGGATTACCACGATTTAATGGATAACACCGAAGAATTATTACGTAAATTAGCGATTGATATTCTCGGCACAACGACAGTTCCTTACGGTGAGTACGTGTTCGATTTCGGTAAACCGTTTGAACGTATCACGATGCACGATGCAATCGTGAAATACGGTAACGGCATTACACGTGAAGATTTAGATAGCTTTG of Actinobacillus arthritidis contains these proteins:
- the rng gene encoding ribonuclease G, with the translated sequence MSGAELLVNVTPSETRVALVENGLLKELHIEREAKRGIVGNIYKGRVTRVLPGMQSAFVDIGLEKAAFLHASDIVSHTECVDENEKKQFVVKDIAELVREGQDIIVQVVKDPISTKGARLTTDITLPSRYLVFMPENSHVGVSQRIESEEERNRLKALVEPYCDELGGFIVRTAAEEVSEESLQQDTIFLKRLWRKILERKAKYPVKSMLYGELALAQRVLRDFVGTHISSIRIDSKMTYEQVKEFLAEFMPELTENVSLYSGSQTLFDAYGVEEAIQKALDKRVDLKSGGYLIIEQTEAMTTIDINTGAFVGHRNLAHTIFNTNIEATQAIAHQLQLRNLGGIIIIDFIDMQEEEHRERVLQSLQEALKGDRVKTNVNGFTQLGLVEMTRKRTRESLERVLCRDCPACKGRGTIKTVETVCYEILREIVRVHHLFKTEKVRVYASKDVAEYLINEETHASIAELEAFIGKTIEIKLEPYYHQDQFDVVVM